One region of Miscanthus floridulus cultivar M001 chromosome 19, ASM1932011v1, whole genome shotgun sequence genomic DNA includes:
- the LOC136529244 gene encoding galactan beta-1,4-galactosyltransferase GALS1-like has translation MKPDARQDAGGGVAALGVSCFDIKSFVASLALLTLVMALWQLHPYQPLLSDPRPSSTCPLLPRLPISASSSAAATVASFPSANSSANAASTKTASSAVPAVTTTKPAASVLPAARPRDPNKRDFRSYGSAAALFVQMGAYRGGPRTFAVIGLASKPAHVYGTPYFKCEWVPNQVPSSPAPPRAVRTKAYKMLPDWGYGRIYTVVVVNCTFPTNPSADNSGGKLLIHAYYSTASRRYERFVALEEARGSYDESRFRPPFPYEYLYCGSSLYGNLSAARMREWLAYHAHFFGPASHFVLHDAGGVSSEVRAVLDPWVRAGRVTVQDIRAQAEYDGYYYNQFLVVNDCLHRYRHAANWTFFFDVDEYIYLPDGRTLQEVLGQLEPYTQFTIEQNPMSSKLCVEDPTMEYSRKWGFEKLVFRNSITGVRRDRKYAIKARNAYSTGVHMSQNVIGRTTHKTESLIRYYHYHNSINVMGEPCREFVPKPTNGSKVMSEGILYVYDDNMKRMAGEIKHFEEETLGTIRT, from the exons ATGAAGCCCGACGCGAGGCAAGATGCCGGCGGTGGCGTGGCAGCATTAGGCGTCTCCTGCTTTGACATCAAGTCCTTCGTCGCCTCCCTCGCGCTGCTCACGCTCGTCATGGCGCTCTGGCAGCTCCACCCTTACCAGCCGCTCCTCTCCGACCCCCGCCCGTCTTCCACCTGCCCCCTGCTCCCCCGCCTTCCCATCTCAGCTTCCTCCAGCGCCGCTGCCACCGTCGCCTCATTTCCTTCCGCCAACTCCAGTGCCAACGCTGCAAGCACCAAGACGGCCTCCTCGGCTGTTCCCGCCGTCACGACGACGAAGCCGGCTGCGTCCGTGCTGCCAGCCGCCCGACCGCGGGATCCCAACAAGCGGGACTTCCGTTCGTACGGCAGCGCGGCGGCTCTGTTCGTCCAGATGGGCGCGTACCGGGGCGGCCCGCGTACGTTCGCCGTCATTGGGCTAGCCTCCAAGCCGGCACACGTCTATGGCACCCCCTACTTCAAGTGCGAGTGGGTACCCAACCAGGTTCCAtcgtcgccggcgccgccgcgtGCCGTTCGTACCAAGGCCTACAAGATGCTGCCGGACTGGGGCTACGGCCGCATCTACACCGTCGTCGTCGTTAATTGCACATTCCCCACCAACCCCAGCGCCGACAACAGCGGCGGGAAGCTCCTCATCCACGCATACTACTCGACCGCCTCCCGCCGGTACGAGCGCTTCGTTGCGCTCGAGGAGGCGCGGGGTTCCTACGACGAGTCCCGGTTCCGGCCGCCGTTCCCCTACGAGTACCTGTACTGCGGCTCTTCGCTCTACGGGAATCTCAGCGCAGCTCGCATGAGGGAGTGGCTAGCCTACCACGCGCATTTCTTTGGCCCCGCGTCGCACTTCGTGCTTCACGACGCCGGTGGTGTCAGCTCGGAGGTCAGGGCGGTGCTGGATCCGTGGGTCCGGGCGGGCCGGGTCACCGTCCAGGACATCCGGGCGCAGGCGGAGTACGACGGCTACTACTACAACCAGTTCTTGGTGGTGAACGATTGCCTCCACCGCTACCGGCACGCCGCGAATTGGACCTTCTTCTTCGATGTCGATGAGTACATCTACCTCCCGGACGGCCGGACGCTGCAGGAGGTGCTGGGGCAGCTGGAGCCCTACACGCAGTTCACCATTGAGCAGAACCCCATGTCCAGCAAACTCTGCGTGGAAGATCCAACCATGGAATACTCAAG GAAATGGGGTTTTGAGAAACTCGTCTTCCGTAATTCGATCACTGGAGTCAGGCGAGATCGCAAATATGCAATCAAAGCTCGGAACGCATACTCCACAGGTGTACACATGTCCCAAAATGTCATCGGTAGGACAACCCACAAGACAGAAAGCTTGATCCGATACTACCATTATCACAACTCGATCAACGTCATGGGGGAGCCCTGCAGAGAATTCGTGCCGAAACCCACTAATGGAAGCAAGGTAATGTCTGAGGGGATACTATATGTCTATGATGACAACATGAAGCGCATGGCAGGGGAGATCAAACACTTCGAGGAGGAGACACTTGGAACCATCCGTACATAG